The Salvelinus fontinalis isolate EN_2023a unplaced genomic scaffold, ASM2944872v1 scaffold_0032, whole genome shotgun sequence DNA window GCAGTCGGTTTCTGTCTTTTCCTACTAGCACcgactttgctgataactacttcattgaggaaaaatgtacttactgtgacggtgatatgtggttgtctcacctagctatcttaagatgaatgcactaactgtaagttgctctggataagagcgactGGTAAATTACTCAAATTAAAATGTAAAATGAATCAAAACATCTGTGAAATGAATGGCACGTCTTTTTCTATTTGTCTCCATCATTGCATGAATAGCTACTTCACATTGGTATGAATGGAAAAAACTTGAAGAATAAACTTTTGATTCAGTATAttacagcactgtgtgtgtgtacgtgcatgtgttATTCCGTGAACAGCAGCCGTGATTTACTAGACAAATTAAGGCACAAAGCAAAGTGATAATATTGAGAAAACAAACATCTATTCCTGTACAAACCTCTTTTGATTATCCCATGATCCTCGGAGGTCTTCAACTGAAGATTCTAGTTCTCTGCATGTTCTGCTTCACACACTTGTTGGTGTTGATTACAGTGTGCAGTCCAGGTAGACCCCTGGGTACTGGAGCATAGCACAGCCAACGCCCCAGGACACCACCCCTAACAGCATGGTACGACACACCAGAGGCCAACCTGAGTCCCCCTACAGAAGAGAGAGACTGGCCCTGTGTGAATACTTTAATGTGATGTACATGTCTTTTCTCTCTTGTCTAGTTTCTAATCTGTAGGTCATTAGCTAAGTGGAAGCAAGATTTCCTATTTTATCTCAATCAGTACATCCTTCTCAGGGACCGGGCCATTGATTTAGTGGCAATCCGTGATTCAAACTGAGTTTCCCAGTGTGTGAGTGGCCTGTACCTTGATCAACTGGTTTTAAATGACATGGGTCTGCAGATATGGCCCTCCCGAATCTTCTGACTCCTCACCAACGAGCCCTCACTGCCCAGGTCCACCGTCATCCTCTGACCCCTCACCAACGAGCCCTCACTGCCCAGGTCCACCGTCATCCTCTGACCCCTCACCAACGAGCCCTCACTGCCCAGGTCCACCGTCATCCTCTGACCCCTCACCAACGATCCCTCACTGCCCAGGTCCACCGTCATCCTCTGACCCCTCACCAACGAGCCCTCACTGCCCAGGTCCACCGTCATCCTCTGACCCCTCACCAACGAGCCCTCACTGCCCAGGTCCACCGTCATCCTCTGACCCCTCACCAACGAGCCCTCACTGCCCAGGTCCACCGTCATCCTCTGACCCCTCACCAACGATCCCTCACTGCCCAGGTCCACCGTCATCCTCTGACCCCTCACCAACGAGCCCTCACTGCCCAGGTCCACCGTCATCCTCTGACCCCTCACCAACGAGCCCTCACTGCCCAGGTCCACCGTCATCCTCTGACCCCTCACCAACGAGCCCTCACTGCCCAGGTCCACCGTCATCCTCTGACCCCTCACCAACGAGCCCTCACTGCCCAGGTCCACCGTCATCCTCTGACCCCTCACCAACGAGCCCTCACTGCCCAGGTCCACCGTCATCCTCTGACCCCTCACCAACGAGCCCTCACTGCCCAGGTCCACCGTCATCCTCTGACCCCTCACCAACGAGCCCTCACTGCCCAGGTCCACCATAATCCTCTGACCCCTCACCAACGAGCCCTCACTGCCCAGGTCCACCGTCATCCTCTGACCCCTCACCAACGAGCCCTCACTGCCCAGGTCCACCGTCATCCTCTGACCCCTCACCAACGAGCCCTCACTGCCCAGGTCCACCGTCATCCTCTGACCCCTCACCAACGATCCCTCACTGCCCAGGTCCACCGTCATCTTCTGACCCCTCACCAACGAGCCCTCACTGCCCAGGTCCACCGTCATCATCTGACCCCTCACCAACGAGCCCTCACTGCCCAGGTCCACCGTCATCCTCTGACCCCTCACCAACGAGCCCTCACTGCCCAGGTCCACCGTCATCCTCTGACCCCTCACCAACGAGCCCTCACTGCCCAGGTCCACCGTCATCCTCTGACCCCTCACCAACGAGCCCTCACTGCCCAGGTCCACCGTCATCCTCTGACCCCTCACCAACGATCCCTCACTGCCCAGGTCCACCGTCATCCTCTGACCCCTCACCAACGAGCCCTCACTGGCCAGGTCCACCGTCATCCTCTGACCCCTCACCAACGAGCCCTCACTGCCCAGGTCCACCGTCATCCTCTGACCCCTCACCAACGAGCCCTCACTGCCCAGGTCCACCGTCATCCTCTGACCCCTCACCAACGAGCCCTCACTGCCCAGGTCCACCGTCATCCTCTGACCCCTCACCAACGATCCCTCACTGCCCAGGTCCACCGTCATCCTCTGACCCCTCACCAACGAGCCCTCACTGCCCAGGTCCACCGTCATCCTCTGACCCCTCACCAACGAGCCCTCACTGCCCAGGTCCACCGTCATCCTCTGACCCCTCACCAACGAGCCCTCACTGCCCAGGTCCTTGCATCCTCTGACCCCTCACCAACGAGCCCTCACTGCCCAGGTCCACCATCATCCTGGAGGGTCTTTGGGTTTGGAGAAAAGCATATCAGAATGTAGAGGGACATGGAAAGTTAAGCTTGAACCAGTAACACAGCATTTAAAGGGCAAGCACACTGCCTCCTGTGCCATAAATCCCAGTCCTCTTGGCAGGGACCATACGATGCTATATATACAGACTCACAGTACAGAGCAGTGTGCAGCAGAGAGGCCCCAACGCAGACAAATCAATGCTCCACCGCACGGGGAGGTTTTCACACGGAACGAGCTGACTGCAATTACTCGCTTACattttttgtatgtttttatttaacctttatttaactaagcaagtcagttaagaacaaactcttctttacaatgacggcctaccccgatcgatgctgggccaattgtgcgctgccctatgggactcccaatcacggccggatgtgacacagcctggtTAAAGAAGCTTTGTCAGAGCTGTGATGTGATTTACGTCTATACTTCAAGTTTACACCATATAGCCTCCAGCCTAATGTCAATTTCAGGTGTATGTTCAGAGAGCCACAGCCTACATGAGTTTGATCAGTAATAATGGGTTGTGCTGTGCATGATGGAACCCTTATGTAAACTACAGGTTAGGAATGAGAGAGAATACAGATTTCTGCTGAAATGAAAAAAGTGAACCTGAATAGCAATAGCACCGTTTTTCTCTCTGTTCTAGGTAGGCTTCCTGTGTGGATTAAGACACCTTGGAGCTGGTGTCGGATATGGCTTAGAAAATGTATGTCAATCTAGGGATGAGAAATGCGTTTCCGAATTATCCCATTGTCCCAACTGTTACACCGAGAAGATGTAACGACTGCTAGCTGTCTTATGTAACGATACCGAACATAACATCATACTAATTTTGGTGTCTtggatttacgtttactatgttacgtctagtctatgatgACAGCTTTTCGACAGCGCACTTGCTGCTCTGCTCCATCCTGGCATTCCAGAGTGGTGGCATGGAGGACAGCACGCTCGCGCAGGTTTCCAGGAACGGGCACACACAAGGCGGCACTTCTGAATGTAGCTAACATTGGATTTGATGTGTTTGTTCCTTATTTAATTTTTTCTCATTTTCTTTGATTAGTCTATTACTTTTTTACTTGAACCAAATCGCCATGGCTTGGCCGTGCATAAGCAGAGTGTGCTGTCTGGCTCGGTTTTGGAACCAGTTTGATAAATCCGATCTTTCATTGCCACTGACCATCCAGAATTACTCAGACATCGCCGACCAAGAGGTGCGATCCGTCACCAGGCAGGTACCGACGGACCGGGTTCTGACGCACAACTATTCTACTCCGGGCCACCGCGGATCCCCCCAGACACCGGGAGATCCCCCGGGCACCCGGAGATCATTGAGAGGCCGGAGGGAAGCCAACTTCAAACCCCGGGAGGACTACCACCGACCCGGCGTGCCGTTCTCGAGTGTTACCCAGTACAAGCAGGATTACAAAGCCTGGCCTATTCCGAAGAAGGAGAATTTCCCCTGGATTAGCAATTGTGGGAAAGGGGGCAACGTTGGTTCGGATAGCCCAGTAAACAGTTACCCCAATGCGAGCCagacgaggggggagagagaggagctgggcaTGAGGTGGGGGGAACAGGGGACGGGAACAGCTAAAAGCTCTTACAGGTAGGCTCCATCACTCTGACGCTGTCCTTTCAGAACCGTTCTGTTACTTTCATTTCAGCACCTGGAGCTGTCCACTCTCTCATAAATCATTGATAACTGCGCTCTAACCTAACGATTTCATTAGTCTGCTTCAAGTTATTGTTTTCTGAAATTCGTTAAATAATTGTTATTCATGTACAGTGGGCTGTTGGCACAAATGTAATCTGCAGTTTGTATAATTATGCAATAGCTTTTGAACGGAAATTGCCACCAGGCTAGGTCTtgcagttcagtgtgtgtgtgtgtgtgtgcattcatgcAAAATACATTAGATGCATTGTGTCATGCTACAGAAATAACCAATAGTTTTAATCTGAACAGTAGGCAGCTGCTAAAATAGAAACACAGCAAAACGCTTTCAATTATTAATAAACTCACACACATTTGATATCCCCTTGATTGGAGTGCATGTTAAAAGACCAAATTAAAGCGTTTCTGCAGTTTGATAATCCTCAACATCCAATGATGTTTCTTTATGATGATAGCATGCCCCGCCCCATTCTCATTTCCCAGAAGCACTGAGCTGAAATCTCATGAGTCATTACCAGAACCCACCCAGGCCCCTGTACTGATCTGCTCGAATCCCAATGGACATCATTGCCATTAATCGATGATAAGCCTGATTAGCTTGTTTATGCTTTGGTTCGTCTGATTTACACAACAATAGAGAATTTGAACAATTTTTTATGTAAAATAGCCGACAGTATAGAGAGCATAAAGCCAATGGACAAAACTTTTGCAGTGTTTGTAAAATAACAATTATTTTCAGACCATGGGAGCGCTCCCTTACACTTCCCTCTCCTCCTTGTAGACAGGAGTACCGGCCTTGGACGGGGGCAAGACCAGCCAAGACCACTAGGAAACAACGCCCCCCTGCCCCGTACGCCAGCCCCCGGTCGGGGGTCTCTCACCTCCCTAATGAGACCAGCTACCAGGCCGCCTACAGCGGAGCCGGGGAGGCATTCAGACACACAGAGCTTCACCAGAGGGACCATAATACCTCCACCGCTGGGCTGCCAACCACCACCTCCATCTCCACTGTCCCCAAGACCACTGTAACCCTACTCCAGCcttcctccaccactaccacccctaTCACCAGCACCGGCCTCCAGCAGAGCAGCCTGCCAGAGAGACCCAACCTCAGTATAGGGACCATGGGAGAggtgagacagaggacagagtttCACAGTTTTCAGGGCATAAATCCATATTTTTCCAATGTTATTCAAAATGGTCTGAATCCTTGAGATGAACAAAGTCTTAGTGGCAGCATCTCGTTCTATAGAAGTCATTGTACACATCTGTGATGatgccatattcattaggtagtacTATTTCAAAGGCAAAGTCACTTGAAAGACATAGAATAGACACTGTAGAGACACAAAGACACTGTGTGGGGAACACTGACATAGAGGTAATATGCATTATAAACCTGTGGAAACAGACAAACACGATTTGAGAAAATGAATTACAATTTTTAAAGGAACTGTTTGACTTTGTCTTAGCTAGCTAGGTCTTTTTATTTTGTCTAAATTTGCACTAAGAATGGCATAATCAAGTTACTGTTTGTAAGGGTATGGTCAGGGACATAGCCATTGTTCCAGCCTGGTCCCAGGTGTTCCCCGTGGTGCTGAGGCATCTCTAAGAGGGGATACTGTGATCCTGTTCTGTCCTAAAGCTGCTCAATGTGTCCCAGCTGTTTCAGATTATGACGCAAACTGCCAGGCCTATGACATTGACCTGGTTAGAGAGGAGCAGGAATTACATACAGAGAAAAGAAAGTCAATAATATTCAGATATTTGGACAATTAGGATTTGGAGACTCAAATCACAGAGGTTTTTTGTCAGAGTGGGttcaggtggagagagagagaggcgaggtgagagagagaggcgaggtgagagagagaagtacTGTAATTCTTTCCTGTTTTGATCCCAGCCCGccccctgttctctccctggGGTAGTTCAAGGCAGACGTTGTGTGACAGGGAGTGGAACTCTTTAGGGAATCTCCTGGGGTTTAATGCCATCCCACCTGCCCCGCTCCTCCGTGCCATCTGCCAGCGGCGAGTAGGAGAGAACGGGCTGAGACGACTCGACTTTCTGCTTTCACTGACTGTCGTCTATGCCAGAGAGGTTAAAGAAAGAAGAAACTCCTGCACACTGCTTGCCAGGAATTTTTCAGTTTTAAATTTAATAGCAAGTTGAAACCAAAAAAAAGTGAAACTTTGAAAGCAAGCACTGTGGAGGAAAGTCTTTTTTTGAACCTTGTTTTATAAATATTCCAGCGTACCTGAGTGTCAGAGCTGTAGATGTGCCGCTACATCTCTTTTCaggagcagagagaaagaaaataagaGGGAAGAAGATTCTTTCCGGTCAGTTCAAACTTTCTTTGGATGTTGGGTAACATTTTCTAAAAGCAAAAACATGCTCCACTATGGCTCCCCAAAAAGCCACGATTAAACTTATTCAACTTTTCAGCCAGTCACATGGGAGAACATGTTTTAGCCTCCAAATCAGATATAGAAGGCCAGTACAACAGTGTTTGACAGGCCACAGGGTTTAATAATATGAGACATGTCATCTGTAGGTCATAGTCTATTAATTACCATGGCCCAGAAATCAGTGTGAGATCTGTGTGTTCAGCGTGAGATGTGTGTGGTCAGGGTGAGATGGGTGTGGTCAGGGTGAGATGGGTGTGTTCAGGGTGAGATGTGTGTGTTCAGCGTGAGATGTGTGTGTTCAGCGTGAGATGTGTGTGTTCAGCGTGAGATGTGTGTGTTCAGCGTGAGATGTGTGTGTTCAGCGTGAGATGTGTGTGGTCAGGGTGAGAAGTGTGTACGTGTGTGGTCAGGGTGAGAGGTGTGTACGTGTGTGGTCAGGGTGCAGGCAGGGAAAGGTACAACTCTACAGATGGCTGCTATGTAAGATCTGTTTCCCAAAATAAATCGGGTGCAAAGGATTTAACTCCTGCCCTGAGAAGTAGACATTAGATACGAACTACAGGCTATCCGCAATGGTCATCATATTGGACCCTCTCTCTGTACAGCCCCTCACCCATCCACCAAGCCCTACCTCAGTGTACCGCCCCCTCTACCTACTGACAACAACCTAGTGCTCTATTGTTTTTATCCTTCTCTGAGCAATCTGCCAACACAACACAAAACCCAGGGGATCGATATTAAACAATACAGTCCAAGCCCCCACCCACTGAGCTCTCTGACCAAGCCCCCACCCACTGAGCTCTCTGACCAAGCCCCCACCCACTGAGCTCTCTGACCAAGCCCCCACCCACTGAGCTCTCTGACCAAGCCCCCACCCACTGAGCTCTCTGACCAAGCCCCCACCCACTGAGCTCTCTGACCAAGCCCCCACCCACTGAGTTCTCTGACCAAGCCCCCACCCACTGAACTCTCTGACCAAGCCCCCACCCACTGAGCTCTCTGACCAAGCCCCCACCCACTGAACTCTCTGACCAAGCCCCCACCCACTGAGCTCTCTGACCAAGCCCCCACCCACTGAGCTCTCTGACCAAGCCCCCACCCACTGAGCTCTCTGACCAAGCCCCCACCCACTGAACTCTCTGACCAAGCCCCCACCCACTGAGCTCTCTGACCAAGCCCCCACCCACTGAGCTCTCTGACCAAGCCCCCACCCACTGAACTCTCTGACCAAGCCCCCACCCACTGAGCTCTCTGACCAAGCCCCCACCCACTGAGCTCTCTGACCAAGCCCCCACCCACTGAACTCTCTGACCAAGCCCCCACCCACTGAACTCTCTGACCAAGCCCCCACCCACTGAACTCTCTGACCAAGCCCCCACCCACTGAACTCTCTGACCAAGCCCCCACCCACTGAACTCTCTGACCAAGCACCCAGGCACGCACACATCCACTTGATCCGcattcttcatagcattcacccATCCATCACGGGAATTAATACTGAAGTCCTCATTATGCTTTTGAAAACAAAATCAATAAACTTTattatggagagggagagagtgatatacactaccgttcaaaagtttggggtcccttgtttttgaaagaaaagcacatttttttatccatttaaaataacatcaaattgatcagagtgtagacattgtcaatgttgtaaattactattgtagctggaaacggttgttttttaatggaatatctacataggcgtacagaggcccataatcaaaaaccatcagtcctgtgttccaatggcacgttgtgttagctaatccaagtttataattttaaaaggctaattgatatttataaaacccttttgcaattatgttagcacagctgaaaactgttgttctgattaaagaagcaataaaactggccttctttaaactagttgagtatctgtagcatcagcatttgtggatttgattacaggctcaaaatggccagaaacattcttaggaaactcgtcagtctattcttgttctgagaaatgaaggctattccatgcaagaaattgccaagaaactgaagatctcgtacaacgctgtgtactactcccttcacagaacagcgcaaactggcctaaccagaatagaaaaaggagtgggaggccccggtgcacaactgagcaagaggacaagtacattagagtgtctagtttgagaaacagactcgtcacaagtcctcaactggcagcttcattaaatagtacccgcaaaacaccagtatcaacgtcaacagtgaagaggcgactccaggatgctggccttctaggcagagttgcaaagaaaaagccatatctcagactggccaataaaaataaaatagtaagATGAGcataagaacacagacactggatagaGGAAGATTGGATAAAAGTGTTATGGActgacaaatctaagtttgaggtgttcggatcacaaagaagaacaatcgtgagatgcagaaaaaatgaaaagatgctggaggagtgcttcatgccatctgtcaaccatggtggaggcaatgtgatggtctgggggtgctttggtggtggtaaagtgggagatttgtacagggtaaaagggatcttgaagaaggaaggctatcactccattttgcaatgccatgccataacctagggaagaagcagtcagctggtattctgtctataatggagtggccagcacagtcaccggatctcaaccctattgagctgttgtgggagcagcttgaccgtatggtacgtaagatgtgcccatcaagccaatccaacttgtgggaggtgcttcaggaagcatggggtgaaatctcttcagattacctcaacaaattgacaactacaatgccaaaggtctgcaaggctgtaattgctgcaaatggaggattctttgacgaaagcaaagttttaaggacacaattattatttaaataaaaaatcattatttttaaccttgtcaacgtcttgactatatttcctattaattttgcaacacatgggggcggcaggtaggctagtgttaagagcgttggaccagtaaccgaaaggttgctgtatcgaatccccgagctgacatggtaaagatctgtcgttctgcccctgaacaaggcagttcccctgtaggccgtcattgtaaataagaatttgttcttaaatgacttaccaagttaaataaataaaaaatgaatgtatgttttcatggaaaacaagggaaatttctaagtgaccccaaacttttgaacagtagtgtatataacacctactcattgaagggtttttctttattttttaaaatgttttaccttgtagaataacagtgaagacataaactatgaaataacacttatggaatcaagtagtaacaaaataagtgttaaacaaatctaaatatattttatatttgagattcttcttggcattctctcaaccagcttcatgaggaattatTTTTCCaatggtcttgaaggagttcccacatatgctgatcacttgttggctgcttttccttcactctgtggtccaactcatcccaaaccatctcaattgggttgaggtcaggtgattgtggaggccaggtcatctgatgtggcactacatcactctccttcttggtcaaatagcaaatacacagcctgaaggtgtgttgggtcattgtcctgttgaaaaacaaatgatagtcccactaagcacaaaccagatgggatagtgtCACGAGGAAagtaccatcacacctcctcctccatgcttcacggtgggaaccacacatgcggagatcatctgttcacctactctgcatctcacaaagacacgtcagttggaaccaaaaatctcaaaattGGTTGTTTAATCCATCATGTTCTTCAAGAAATCATGTTCTTTACTCCATCAGGTTATTTACTCCTTCAGGTTATTGTCCCTATCAGGTTCTTAACTCCTTCAGGTTGTTTACTCCATCAGGTTATTTACCTAATCAGGTTGTTTACTCCATCAGGTTGTTTACTCCATCAGGTTCTTATCCACATCAGGTTCTTATCTACATCAGGTTATTTACTACATCAGGTTCTTATCTAcatcattgctcgtgtttcttggcccaagcaagtctcttctttttattggtgtcc harbors:
- the map6d1 gene encoding microtubule-associated protein 6 homolog, whose protein sequence is MAWPCISRVCCLARFWNQFDKSDLSLPLTIQNYSDIADQEVRSVTRQVPTDRVLTHNYSTPGHRGSPQTPGDPPGTRRSLRGRREANFKPREDYHRPGVPFSSVTQYKQDYKAWPIPKKENFPWISNCGKGGNVGSDSPVNSYPNASQTRGEREELGMRWGEQGTGTAKSSYRQEYRPWTGARPAKTTRKQRPPAPYASPRSGVSHLPNETSYQAAYSGAGEAFRHTELHQRDHNTSTAGLPTTTSISTVPKTTVTLLQPSSTTTTPITSTGLQQSSLPERPNLSIGTMGEEQLVRTKLSPNPSAVFQSRSRIFNI